In the Malania oleifera isolate guangnan ecotype guangnan chromosome 1, ASM2987363v1, whole genome shotgun sequence genome, one interval contains:
- the LOC131160533 gene encoding probable NAD(P)H dehydrogenase (quinone) FQR1-like 2, with the protein MGKGGGCVPSKKKMPPVAAADPPRPAAEAPIAVEDSDVGANSEAATEEVTSSQSMVPKLKIFIVFYSMYGHVEALARRMKKGVDGIDGVEGLLFRVSETLPDEVLEQMRAPPKDDDVPVITAEELAAADGFLFGFPTRYGSMAAQMKAFFDSTGQMWKEQKLAGKPAGFFVSTGTQGGGQETTAWTAITQLAHHGMLFVPIGYTFGAGMFKMDSIRGGSPYGAGVFAGDGTREASEAELALAEHQGKYMAAVVKRLALS; encoded by the exons ATGGGAAAAGGAGGGGGCTGCGTTCCGAGCAAGAAGAAAATGCCGCCCGTGGCTGCAGCTGACCCTCCGCGACCGGCAGCGGAAGCGCCGATCGCCGTCGAAGACAGTGACGTCGGCGCTAATTCAGAGGCGGCCACGGAAGAAGTTACTTCTTCGCAGTCGATGGTGCCGAAATTGAAGATATTCATAGTGTTCTACTCGATGTACGGGCACGTGGAGGCACTGGCGAGGAGGATGAAGAAAGGGGTCGACGGGATTGACGGAGTTGAAGGTCTGTTGTTCCGGGTTTCGGAGACGCTGCCGGATGAAGTGTTGGAACAAATGCGAGCGCCGCCCAAGGACGATGATGTTCCGGTCATAACGGCGGAGGAGCTTGCGGCGGCCGATGGGTTTCTGTTTGGGTTTCCGACCAGGTACGGGTCTATGGCGGCCCAAATGAAAGCGTTTTTTGATTCGACGGGGCAGATGTGGAAGGAGCAGAAACTTGCGGGGAAGCCGGCTGGGTTCTTTGTCAGCACCGGCACGCAGGGAGGTGGTCAAGAAACCACCGC TTGGACAGCAATTACTCAGTTAGCCCACCATGGAATGCTGTTTGTTCCCATTGGATACACCTTTGGAGCTGGTATGTTCAAGATGGATTCCATTCGAGGTGGTTCTCCATATGGTGCTGGAGTTTTTGCTGGTGATGGCACAAGAGAAGCAAGTGAAGCTGAGCTGGCACTTGCAGAGCATCAGGGCAAGTATATGGCTGCCGTTGTCAAGAGGCTTGCTTTATCTTGA